The Latilactobacillus sakei subsp. sakei DSM 20017 = JCM 1157 genome includes a window with the following:
- a CDS encoding DUF3307 domain-containing protein, producing the protein MTLFAILLLAHFWTDFLIQSDQMARCKRSTKLAVKWYPLLGHALTQVPMVVGIWLIGTLLRVANWPFLETFGISLIIVVLTHWLIDVTKQNCQPILKRALRLKPNQVPLISYVLDQVLHLVVIVIVSELSGTNWQSTTISRWLLAASVIIATLYFADYFISLFLKSLDLNVERLPDRAQLGRHIGRLERLAILLLCYTNNVASIAVVVAIKALTRFRAIEANEHHFAEYYLIGSLLSLIFGCLGGYLLKLI; encoded by the coding sequence ATGACGTTATTTGCGATTTTGCTATTGGCCCATTTCTGGACGGATTTTTTAATCCAATCCGATCAGATGGCCCGATGCAAACGCTCAACGAAATTGGCGGTTAAATGGTATCCCTTATTGGGGCACGCGTTGACGCAAGTGCCAATGGTAGTTGGCATCTGGTTAATCGGAACGCTACTGCGTGTTGCAAACTGGCCTTTTCTTGAAACGTTCGGCATTAGTTTAATAATCGTTGTGCTAACGCATTGGCTAATCGATGTCACTAAGCAGAATTGCCAACCCATTTTGAAACGTGCATTACGCTTAAAACCCAATCAAGTCCCTCTAATCAGTTACGTTTTAGATCAGGTTTTGCATTTAGTTGTGATTGTCATTGTTAGTGAATTATCAGGGACTAATTGGCAGTCAACTACGATTAGTCGGTGGTTATTAGCCGCAAGTGTGATAATTGCGACATTATATTTTGCCGATTATTTCATCAGCTTATTTTTAAAAAGCTTAGATTTAAATGTGGAACGACTACCAGACCGAGCACAACTGGGTCGGCACATCGGTCGCTTAGAACGTTTGGCGATTCTGTTATTATGCTATACCAATAACGTTGCGAGTATCGCGGTCGTCGTCGCAATCAAAGCCCTCACACGGTTTCGCGCCATTGAAGCCAATGAACATCATTTTGCAGAATACTACTTAATTGGTAGTTTATTAAGTCTTATCTTTGGTTGCTTAGGTGGTTATTTACTTAAACTCATTTAA